One Brassica napus cultivar Da-Ae unplaced genomic scaffold, Da-Ae ScsIHWf_224;HRSCAF=388, whole genome shotgun sequence genomic region harbors:
- the LOC106372958 gene encoding uncharacterized protein LOC106372958 — protein MVLLPKARHDWMHLRFLDYKSVDDYNSALFKIVSILKLCGEESNGVRPAGTAPPPEAHEVEKKDPNETYFVQDNKKPYGNSRGGFKRRGRDNSNGRDGYSTGRKGNHNNRGRGSNYGRGRGSYGRGRGGISKPSYTSNKSLCHRCGSDNHWAKNCRTPKHLCDLYQESIKNKNPEANMIQENVMRTRDM, from the exons atggtgttgcttccaaaagcAAGGCATGATTGGATGCATCTAAGATTCTTAGACTATAAGTCGGTGGATGATTACAATTCAGCTCTATTCAAGATTGTCTCAATACTAAAGTTGTGTGGTGAAGAG agtaacGGAGTTAGACCGGCCGGGACAGCACCACCACCCGAAGCCCATGAGGTTGAGAAGAAGGATCCCAATGAGACATACTTTGTCCAAGACAACAAGAAACCATACGGCAATAGCCGTGGTGGGTTCAAGAGGCGTGGACGTGATAACTCAAACGGCCGAGATGGCTACTCAACtggccggaaaggaaaccacaataaccgtggtcgtggttccaattacggcCGGGGTCGAGGCAGCTACGGCCGCGGACGAGGTGGgatatccaaaccatcttacacgtccaaCAAGTCTCTATGCCATAGATGCGGGAGTGACAACCATTGGGCAAAGAATTGTAGAACTCCGAAACACTTGtgcgacctctaccaagagagcaTCAAGAACAAGAATCCGGAGGCAAATATGATCCAAGAAAACGTCATGAGGACAAGGGATATGg